The proteins below are encoded in one region of Oreochromis niloticus isolate F11D_XX linkage group LG6, O_niloticus_UMD_NMBU, whole genome shotgun sequence:
- the LOC100704933 gene encoding coiled-coil domain-containing protein 151 isoform X1, with protein MKHPKVTAMAAEHITGLKRKIRLLEVERKACYDRHEAAIMKNQELIHQLREDNRRLHRKLAGAHARDEQVIRAAFQNRARERESYRNKSVKEIIETLDECVLSHRKRFNALKHGTEIYERRREELKMEYQRMKPEHRAAPPGVRTLKKEENAMNLRVLENSLEKSQFKCKEAKNIMIDYLKLKSHLQDESLAYQSQLDSLQAEILKHREELRSLQVVNTDSQLSKEAAKAELQQQEELLHKECKEREQVIASYRKKVDERKAQAAKVERRVQRAAVQLDELSSEVQHSTTRMLAEEEKDISTAEEAFRRIKEATGITDIKELEEHFTSQKETRRHLERRQEENEEVLLQLKEQKELLEQQFEEMKYSGEAKLFSHQQTLQEREQQLQAEQQRCDEAEEQLDWLVKTLGAVRHGVEHLADNLQHISLDEHTVPNMHPDSEDFVVLGLMAQCEQKLESLQKELEGKDVAAIMKEMLEKEFYVRIEGKLPEHSTQVRPPEDQAQDPYSDEDKSDKDGAHVISREALKRQSQLIVDSNSKRKAQKKRKGKF; from the exons ATGAAACACCCAAAAGTCACAGCGATGGCAGCTGAACACATCACGGGGCTGAAGCGGAAAATCAGACTGCTCG AGGTAGAGAGAAAAGCGTGCTATGACAGACATGAAGCTGCCATCATGAAGAACCAGGAGCTGATCCATCAGCTGAGGGAGGACAACAGGAGGCTGCACAGGAAGCTGGCAGGAGCTCATGCT CGTGATGAGCAGGTGATCAGAGCAGCCTTTCAAAACAGAGCAAGGGAGAGGGAATCCTACCGCAACAAGTCTGTGAAG GAGATCATTGAAACACTAGACGAATGCGTGCTATCCCACAGGAAGCGTTTCAATGCCCTAAAACATGGCACTGAGATCTATGAGAGGCGCCGTGAAGAGCTGAAGATGGAGTACCAGAGAATGAAACCAGAGCACAGAGCAGCGCCCCCTGGTGTTCGCACTTTGAAAAAAGAGGAGAATGCCATG AACTTGCGGGTCCTGGAGAACAGTCTGGAGAAAAGCCAGTTTAAGTGCAAGGAGGCCAAGAACATCATGATTGACTACCTGAAATTAAAGAGTCACTTACAG GATGAGAGTCTGGCGTATCAGAGCCAGCTCGACAGTCTGCAAGCAGAAATCCTGAAGCACAGAGAGGAGCTTCGCAGTCTGCAGGTTGTGAATACTGACAGCCAGCTCTCCAAAGAAGCTGCTAAG GCTGagttgcagcagcaggaggagctgcTTCACAAGGAGTGTAAGGAGAGGGAGCAAGTGATAGCAAGCTACAGGAAAAAGGTCGATGAGCGCAAGGCCCAGGCTGCAAAAGTTGAGAGAAGG GTCCAGCGAGCAGCTGTGCAGCTGGATGAACTAAGCAGTGAGGTCCAGCACAGCACCACCAGGATGCTGGCTGAAGAGGAGAAAGACATCTCGACTGCTGAGGAGGCCTTCAGACGCATCAAAGAGGCCACAGGGATCACCGATATAAAG GAGTTAGAGGAGCATTTTACGTCTCAGAAGGAGACACGTCGACATCTGGAGAGGCGGCAGGAGGAGAACGAGGAGGTCCTGCTGCAGCTGAAGGAGCAGAAGGAGCTTCTGGAGCAACAGTTTGAAGAGATGAAATATTCTGGGGAGGCTAAACTCTTCAG CCACCAGCAGACGCTGCAGGAGCgtgagcagcagctgcaggctGAGCAGCAGAGGTGCGATGAAGCCGAAGAGCAACTGGATTGGCTTGTGAAAACCCTCGGTGCCGTCCGACACGGAGTTGAGCACCTGGCAGACAATCTTCAGCACATCTCACTG GATGAGCACACAGTTCCCAACATGCATCCAGACTCAGAGGACTTTGTGGTGCTGGGGCTGATGGCCCAGTGTGAGCAGAAATTGGAGTCTCTGCAGAAAGAGCTTGAGGGGAAGGATGTGGCTGCTATAATGAAGGAGATGTTGGAAAAGGAG TTCTACGTCAGGATTGAGGGGAAACTGCCCGAACACAGCACCCAAGTCAGACCACCTGAGGATCAAGCACAAGATCCATACAGTGATG AGGACAAGAGTGACAAGGACGGGGCTCACGTCATTTCTCGTGAGGCACTGAAGCGTCAATCTCAGCTAATCGTCGACTCTAACTCAAAGAGAAAGGCccagaagaagaggaagggCAAGTTTTAA
- the LOC100704933 gene encoding coiled-coil domain-containing protein 151 isoform X2, which produces MKHPKVTAMAAEHITGLKRKIRLLEVERKACYDRHEAAIMKNQELIHQLREDNRRLHRKLAGAHARDEQVIRAAFQNRARERESYRNKSVKDESLAYQSQLDSLQAEILKHREELRSLQVVNTDSQLSKEAAKAELQQQEELLHKECKEREQVIASYRKKVDERKAQAAKVERRVQRAAVQLDELSSEVQHSTTRMLAEEEKDISTAEEAFRRIKEATGITDIKELEEHFTSQKETRRHLERRQEENEEVLLQLKEQKELLEQQFEEMKYSGEAKLFSHQQTLQEREQQLQAEQQRCDEAEEQLDWLVKTLGAVRHGVEHLADNLQHISLDEHTVPNMHPDSEDFVVLGLMAQCEQKLESLQKELEGKDVAAIMKEMLEKEFYVRIEGKLPEHSTQVRPPEDQAQDPYSDEDKSDKDGAHVISREALKRQSQLIVDSNSKRKAQKKRKGKF; this is translated from the exons ATGAAACACCCAAAAGTCACAGCGATGGCAGCTGAACACATCACGGGGCTGAAGCGGAAAATCAGACTGCTCG AGGTAGAGAGAAAAGCGTGCTATGACAGACATGAAGCTGCCATCATGAAGAACCAGGAGCTGATCCATCAGCTGAGGGAGGACAACAGGAGGCTGCACAGGAAGCTGGCAGGAGCTCATGCT CGTGATGAGCAGGTGATCAGAGCAGCCTTTCAAAACAGAGCAAGGGAGAGGGAATCCTACCGCAACAAGTCTGTGAAG GATGAGAGTCTGGCGTATCAGAGCCAGCTCGACAGTCTGCAAGCAGAAATCCTGAAGCACAGAGAGGAGCTTCGCAGTCTGCAGGTTGTGAATACTGACAGCCAGCTCTCCAAAGAAGCTGCTAAG GCTGagttgcagcagcaggaggagctgcTTCACAAGGAGTGTAAGGAGAGGGAGCAAGTGATAGCAAGCTACAGGAAAAAGGTCGATGAGCGCAAGGCCCAGGCTGCAAAAGTTGAGAGAAGG GTCCAGCGAGCAGCTGTGCAGCTGGATGAACTAAGCAGTGAGGTCCAGCACAGCACCACCAGGATGCTGGCTGAAGAGGAGAAAGACATCTCGACTGCTGAGGAGGCCTTCAGACGCATCAAAGAGGCCACAGGGATCACCGATATAAAG GAGTTAGAGGAGCATTTTACGTCTCAGAAGGAGACACGTCGACATCTGGAGAGGCGGCAGGAGGAGAACGAGGAGGTCCTGCTGCAGCTGAAGGAGCAGAAGGAGCTTCTGGAGCAACAGTTTGAAGAGATGAAATATTCTGGGGAGGCTAAACTCTTCAG CCACCAGCAGACGCTGCAGGAGCgtgagcagcagctgcaggctGAGCAGCAGAGGTGCGATGAAGCCGAAGAGCAACTGGATTGGCTTGTGAAAACCCTCGGTGCCGTCCGACACGGAGTTGAGCACCTGGCAGACAATCTTCAGCACATCTCACTG GATGAGCACACAGTTCCCAACATGCATCCAGACTCAGAGGACTTTGTGGTGCTGGGGCTGATGGCCCAGTGTGAGCAGAAATTGGAGTCTCTGCAGAAAGAGCTTGAGGGGAAGGATGTGGCTGCTATAATGAAGGAGATGTTGGAAAAGGAG TTCTACGTCAGGATTGAGGGGAAACTGCCCGAACACAGCACCCAAGTCAGACCACCTGAGGATCAAGCACAAGATCCATACAGTGATG AGGACAAGAGTGACAAGGACGGGGCTCACGTCATTTCTCGTGAGGCACTGAAGCGTCAATCTCAGCTAATCGTCGACTCTAACTCAAAGAGAAAGGCccagaagaagaggaagggCAAGTTTTAA